The following nucleotide sequence is from Nocardioides daedukensis.
CCTCGAGGGTGCGGTCGACCTCACTGGCGGTGACCTCGTCGTCCGGATTCTCCGGGTCCTGCGCCTGATACATGAGTTGGGACCCACCGCGAAGGTCGATCCCGAGGCGGGGCTCCTTCTCTACGGAGAGCCAGAAGCATCCACCCAGCAGTCCGATGACCAGCAGAAGGCGTAGGAAAGCACCACGTGACATGAGCGCAATCTTCCACCACGACGCCAACTCGACGTGAATCGGGCCACAGATGGCCGCTCAGCCCACGCCCAACCGTTCCTGCACCACGCTGCCGAACATCGCATGCCCCGCGTCAGTGAGGTGCAGCTGGTCGTCGAGATAGTCGAGCTCGAGGTCGATGACCGACACATAGGCGATGTCGCGGCGCTCGGCGAGATCGGACAGCAGCCGGTCCACCCGGATCGCTCCCCCTGCACGCGACGGGGCGCGCGCGGGTCCGATCACCCGGATCTCCTCGGGTTCGACGCCTCGGGCGATCATCTGGTCGATCACGGCGTTGAATCCCACGGTGATCTCCGAGGCTGGCCGGTCGAAGTCGTTCAGCCCGCCTTCGATGACCACCAGCGCGGCCTCGTCGAAGGGCGCCGACGCCGCGCGTGCGGCGTACGAGAAGGCCTCACCGCACCCGCTCGCCGTCCTGCTGAAGCCGGACCCGGCGAACGCGTGCACGGTGACCCGTCCCGGGAGCTGGTCGGTCCAGGTCCGTCCGATGTCACGCGACTCCAGCCCGGCCGCCCATGAGTCGCCGATGACGACGGTGCGCGGACCGCTCCCGACCACCGCGTCGAGACGCAGCTCGGCCTGGGCCTCGAAGCGCGCGCACGCCGAGGACTGCTCACTGACCGCCTGCTCCCGCTGCGCGGCGATGCCGCCGATCACGAGGGCACAGATCAGCACGGCGCCTGCGCGCCAGAGCCAACGACGGTCCAGAATCCCCACCGATTCAGTGTGCGCTCAGACGGCGTACGCCGCCAACTCGTCCGCAAGCCTCTCGTCGGCGCGGCCCTTGATCAGGGTCCCGTCGGCGGTGTGCTCCATCGACTCGATCTCCCCGCGCTGGTGCAGCCGGTTGATCAGGTCACCGCGCTCATAGGGAACGAGCGCGGAGAACTCCACGGCTGGACGCGGCAGCTCGGCCTCGACCAGGGCGAGGACCTCGGCGATCCCCTCCCCCGTCTTCGCGCTGACCACGACCGAGTGCGGCTCGCGGGCGCGCAACCTGGCCAGCACCATCGGGTCGGCGGCGTCGGCCTTGTTGATCACGATCAGCTCGGGGACCTTGCTGGCCTCGATGTCGGCGAAGACCTCGCGGACAGCCGCGATCTGGCTCTCGGGGTCCGGGTGCGAGCCGTCGACCACGTGCAGGATCAGGTCGGCGTCGGCGACCTCCTCCAGCGTCGAGCGGAACGCCTCGATCAGCTGGTGCGGCAGGTGGCGTACGAACCCGACGGTGTCGGACATCGTGTAGATCCGGCCGTCCGAGGTCGTGGTCTTGCGGGTGGTCGGGTCGAGCGTCGCGAAGAGCGCGTCCTCGACCAGCACACCGGCATCGGTGAGCCGGTTCAGCAGCGAGGACTTGCCCGCGTTCGTGTAGCCCGCGATCGCCACCGAGGGGATCTCGTTGCGCTTGCGGTCGAGGCGCTTGGTGTCGCGGGTCCCCTTCATCGCCTTGAGCTCGCGACGGAGCTTGGCGATCTTGGTGTTGATGCGTCGACGATCGGTCTCGATCTTCGTCTCACCGGGACCACGACCACCGATGCCCTCGCCGCCAGCGGCACGGCCACCGGCCTGGCGGGACAGGTTGCCACCCCAACCGCGCAGGCGCTGTTTCATGTATTGCAGCTGGGCCAGCTCGACCTGGGCCTGGCCCTCCTTCGACTTCGCGTGCTGGGCGAAGATGTCGAGGATCAGTGCGGTCCGGTCGACGGCCTTGACCTTGAGCTTGTCCTCGAGGTTCCTCAGCTGGCTCGGGGCGAGGTCACCGTCGAGCACGACGGTGTCGGCGCCGGTGGCCTCGACGATCTCGCGCAGTCCCTCCACCTTTCCGCGACCGATGTATGTCGCGGGGTCGGGCTTCTGGCGCCGCTGATAGATGGCCTCGAGCACTTCGGAGCCGGCCGTCTCGGCGAGCAGCGCGAGCTCGGCCATCGAGTTCTCGGCGTCCTCGATGGTCCCCTCGGTCCAGACCCCGACGAGCACCACGCGCTCGAGTCGGAGCTGGCGGTATTCGACCTCGGTGATGTCCTCGAGCTCGGTGCGCAGACCTGCGACCCGGCGCAGGGCGTGCCGCTCGGCGAGGTCCTGCGCGCCGGTGGTCAGCTCTTCGGGGTCCGGGCCATCGGTCGAGACCGATTCATAGCCGGACTCCCAGTCCTCATCGCCGGAGTCGTCGTCCGAGTCGTCCCCCTGGTCATCCCCGGGGTTGTCACCGAAGTCGTCGTCGTCCCAAGCGTCGGTCTCGTCGAGCTCGGCGGCGAGTGAGAAGGGTTCGTGTGCGTTCGTCATATGCCTTCAAGAGTATGTCGCCGACCTGCAACCGGCCAACGAGTTTCGCGGTGCGATAGAACTGTGCGCATGTCCGACTCGCCCAGCGCGCCCGCCACGGTCTCCTGGCCGATCGCAACCATGATGGCGTTGCTGGTCCCGGCGCTCGTCTTCTGGACCTTCCTGCTCTTCGCGCTCGGGCTCTCCGACACGCTCAGCCTGGCGATGGCCTGCATCGGGTGGCTGGCCGTGGGCGGACTGCTCTTCCGGATCGGTCAGCGCCGCGCACGCAGCTGGGGCCTGGGGTTGCTCGCCGGTGCCTTGGCCTGCCTGCCGTGGGCACTGGTTCCCGGGCTGGTGACCTGATGAGCCAGGACGTCCTCGACACCCGGCCCGGTTTCGGTCGGAGCTTCTTCGGCCCGCTCAGCGTCGTCGCGATGGCGATCGGGCTCAGCCTGTCGGCGTTCCCGTGGTTCACCGATGTCCCCGGCGCCTCGATGTTCGCGTTCCTGCCACCGCTGCTCGGGGCGGCGATGCTCGGGCTGCGGGGCCAGGTGCGTCACTTCGGCACCGGCCTGGCGCTGTCGATCCTCGGCGCACCCGTCTTCTACCTGGTTTTCCTGCTCGCGGTGAACGTCGCCGGCCTCGTCGGCTGACCGCAGGCCCAGGAGTGCGAACGGCCCGCGCCCCGGGTGGGGGCGCGGGCCGGTTTGGCTGGTCAGTGGGTCACTTGGGTGGCATCCGGATGCCGCCGTCGACGCGAATGACCTCGGCGTTCATGTAGGAGTTGGTGATGCACTCGACCACCATCGAGGCCAGTTCGTCGGGGGTGCCCAGGCGCTTGGGGAACAGCACGCTCTCGCCGAGCTTCGCCTTGAACGCCTCGGCCTGCTCGCCCTCGCCGTAGATCGGGGTGTCGATCAGGCCCGGGGCCACGGTGTTGAGGCGGATGCCTGCCGAGGAGAGGTCGCGCGCCACCGGGAGGGTCATCCCGACCACGCCTCCCTTGGACGCCGAGTAGGCGGCTTGGCCGATCTGGCCGTCGAAGGCGGCGACCGAGGCGAGGTTGACGATGGCGCCACGCTGGCCGTCCGCGTCGGGCTCGTTCTGGCTCATCTTGGTGGCCGCGAGGCGGACCATGTCGAACGTACCGATCAGGTTGATGCCGATCACCTTGGTGAAGGCGGCCAGGTCGAAGGCGGAGTCGAACTCGCCGTCACGACCGATCGTGCGCTGGGCCCAACCGATGCCGGCCGAGTTGACCACGGCGCGCAGGGGGGCCAGCTCGACGGCCTCGTTCACCGCGTTCTTGTTCTGCTCGTTGTCGGTGACATCGACGCTGACGAAGATCCCGCCGATCTCCTTGGCCAACGCCTGGCCCTTCTC
It contains:
- the hflX gene encoding GTPase HflX; this encodes MTNAHEPFSLAAELDETDAWDDDDFGDNPGDDQGDDSDDDSGDEDWESGYESVSTDGPDPEELTTGAQDLAERHALRRVAGLRTELEDITEVEYRQLRLERVVLVGVWTEGTIEDAENSMAELALLAETAGSEVLEAIYQRRQKPDPATYIGRGKVEGLREIVEATGADTVVLDGDLAPSQLRNLEDKLKVKAVDRTALILDIFAQHAKSKEGQAQVELAQLQYMKQRLRGWGGNLSRQAGGRAAGGEGIGGRGPGETKIETDRRRINTKIAKLRRELKAMKGTRDTKRLDRKRNEIPSVAIAGYTNAGKSSLLNRLTDAGVLVEDALFATLDPTTRKTTTSDGRIYTMSDTVGFVRHLPHQLIEAFRSTLEEVADADLILHVVDGSHPDPESQIAAVREVFADIEASKVPELIVINKADAADPMVLARLRAREPHSVVVSAKTGEGIAEVLALVEAELPRPAVEFSALVPYERGDLINRLHQRGEIESMEHTADGTLIKGRADERLADELAAYAV
- a CDS encoding GDSL-type esterase/lipase family protein, encoding MGILDRRWLWRAGAVLICALVIGGIAAQREQAVSEQSSACARFEAQAELRLDAVVGSGPRTVVIGDSWAAGLESRDIGRTWTDQLPGRVTVHAFAGSGFSRTASGCGEAFSYAARAASAPFDEAALVVIEGGLNDFDRPASEITVGFNAVIDQMIARGVEPEEIRVIGPARAPSRAGGAIRVDRLLSDLAERRDIAYVSVIDLELDYLDDQLHLTDAGHAMFGSVVQERLGVG
- a CDS encoding SDR family NAD(P)-dependent oxidoreductase — translated: MDITRASAIVTGGASGIGAAAARQLAAKGAKVVVADLNAEKGQALAKEIGGIFVSVDVTDNEQNKNAVNEAVELAPLRAVVNSAGIGWAQRTIGRDGEFDSAFDLAAFTKVIGINLIGTFDMVRLAATKMSQNEPDADGQRGAIVNLASVAAFDGQIGQAAYSASKGGVVGMTLPVARDLSSAGIRLNTVAPGLIDTPIYGEGEQAEAFKAKLGESVLFPKRLGTPDELASMVVECITNSYMNAEVIRVDGGIRMPPK